A genomic segment from Amycolatopsis camponoti encodes:
- a CDS encoding LapA family protein: MTHARGGAADRPTGPTHHDLPGNGRHDLPGDEVPEGALEPAELRAGDVRPGAEEVTPVRPAPARTSAATKKRSRPTRISGTWVAVIAGLVVLVVLLVFILQNLDPATVHFFGAEGSLPLAIAMLFSAIGGAVLVALIGGARILQLRKQARRR; the protein is encoded by the coding sequence ATGACGCACGCGCGCGGGGGCGCGGCCGACCGCCCCACCGGCCCGACCCACCACGACCTGCCCGGAAACGGCCGCCATGACCTGCCCGGCGACGAGGTGCCCGAGGGTGCCCTCGAGCCCGCCGAGCTGCGCGCCGGCGACGTCCGGCCCGGCGCCGAGGAGGTCACGCCGGTGCGCCCGGCGCCGGCCAGGACCAGCGCGGCCACCAAGAAACGCTCCCGGCCGACGCGGATCAGCGGCACCTGGGTCGCGGTCATCGCCGGGCTGGTGGTGCTGGTGGTGCTGCTGGTCTTCATCCTGCAGAACCTCGACCCGGCGACGGTGCACTTCTTCGGCGCCGAGGGCAGCCTGCCACTGGCGATCGCCATGCTGTTCTCGGCCATCGGCGGCGCGGTGCTGGTCGCGCTGATCGGCGGGGCCCGGATCCTGCAGCTGCGGAAGCAGGCACGCCGCCGCTGA
- a CDS encoding maleylpyruvate isomerase family mycothiol-dependent enzyme — protein MSPTRWGPPIDVLPYFSKEEQSLMTLLGALTEEDWERPTMCAGWTVKDIAAHLLGDKAGRLSRSRDGHTAEAPRPGESFARFIDRINEEWVVACRRLSTDVLLTMMYELMGQTTEHWAKLDLDADGEPVSWAGDGPAPRWLDAARDYSEFWVHHVQIREALEHTPLEAEYAEPIADTFVRALPHTLRAVEARVGKQVGYTVTGAGKWHARRERDGWVLDRGAPPSRTPLATVTTDLDTFWRLCTRSAADVGRVRTTGDENVCAQVLTMTSIIV, from the coding sequence ATGAGTCCGACGCGCTGGGGCCCGCCGATCGACGTCCTCCCGTACTTCTCCAAGGAAGAACAGTCGCTGATGACGCTGCTCGGCGCGCTGACCGAGGAAGACTGGGAGCGGCCGACCATGTGCGCCGGCTGGACGGTCAAGGACATCGCCGCCCATCTGCTGGGTGACAAGGCCGGCCGGCTGTCGCGAAGCCGTGACGGGCACACCGCCGAAGCCCCCCGCCCGGGTGAGTCCTTCGCCCGCTTCATCGACCGGATCAACGAGGAGTGGGTCGTCGCGTGCCGCCGTCTCTCGACGGACGTGCTGCTCACGATGATGTACGAGCTCATGGGCCAGACGACCGAACACTGGGCGAAGCTGGACCTCGACGCCGACGGCGAGCCCGTGAGCTGGGCGGGCGACGGGCCGGCGCCGCGCTGGCTCGACGCGGCCCGTGACTATTCGGAGTTCTGGGTCCACCACGTGCAGATCCGCGAAGCGCTGGAACACACGCCGCTGGAGGCCGAGTACGCCGAGCCGATCGCCGACACGTTCGTCCGCGCGCTGCCGCACACCCTGCGCGCCGTCGAGGCGCGGGTCGGCAAGCAGGTGGGCTACACGGTCACCGGCGCCGGCAAGTGGCACGCCCGCCGCGAGCGCGACGGCTGGGTCCTGGACCGCGGCGCGCCGCCGTCACGCACGCCCTTGGCCACCGTGACTACGGACCTGGACACGTTCTGGCGGCTCTGCACCCGCAGCGCCGCCGACGTCGGCCGCGTCCGCACGACCGGCGACGAAAACGTTTGCGCCCAGGTGCTGACGATGACGTCGATCATCGTCTAG
- a CDS encoding Abi-alpha family protein, producing the protein MNAERPNGRGTGDEVADLARRAGQLAGWAARTGFALGRKLPGVETAERGVRQVERQLLGELRRRLDEVDDPYHAALTAASAMNRPAVPGKVEASVTLVPARDNHAEPLRAAMAELLNHSIGFGRERAREYFYAIILRQLTPDEARILSALSDGSPFPAIDVVERTGLGGSGRVALRNASTVGKAAGVSLPDQVPGYVTRLIGLGLVDLDEEVPSLETQYEILLTDETVRDAEKHVKRAKYVRRTIHVSRLGAQFWQACDPSFG; encoded by the coding sequence GTGAACGCAGAGCGACCGAACGGCCGGGGCACCGGCGACGAGGTGGCCGACCTGGCGCGGCGCGCCGGGCAGCTGGCGGGCTGGGCCGCGCGCACCGGGTTCGCGCTGGGGCGCAAGCTCCCCGGCGTCGAGACCGCCGAACGCGGGGTGCGGCAGGTCGAGCGCCAGCTGCTGGGCGAGCTGCGCCGCCGCCTCGACGAGGTCGACGACCCGTACCACGCGGCGCTGACGGCGGCGTCCGCGATGAACCGCCCGGCGGTGCCCGGGAAGGTCGAAGCCAGCGTCACGCTCGTGCCCGCGCGCGACAACCACGCCGAGCCGCTGCGCGCCGCGATGGCCGAGCTGCTCAACCACTCCATCGGCTTCGGCCGCGAGCGGGCCCGCGAGTACTTCTACGCGATCATCCTGCGCCAGCTCACGCCGGACGAGGCCCGCATCCTCTCCGCGCTGTCGGACGGCTCGCCGTTCCCCGCGATCGACGTCGTCGAGCGCACCGGCCTCGGCGGCAGCGGGCGCGTCGCGCTGCGCAACGCGTCGACGGTCGGCAAGGCGGCCGGGGTGTCGCTGCCCGACCAGGTGCCCGGGTACGTCACGCGGCTGATCGGGCTGGGCCTGGTCGACCTCGACGAAGAGGTGCCGTCGCTGGAGACGCAGTACGAGATCCTGCTGACCGACGAGACCGTGCGCGACGCGGAGAAGCACGTCAAACGCGCGAAGTACGTCCGGCGGACGATCCACGTTTCGCGCCTGGGGGCGCAGTTCTGGCAAGCCTGCGACCCGAGCTTCGGCTGA
- a CDS encoding DUF445 domain-containing protein — MGSFLAGIVADFAQHWPLYVSIPVVAALIGYGTKLVAIRMMFQPVEFIGVKPFLGWQGIVPKRAARMASIACDTMTEQLIEPAEVVARLDASRIAQEIEKPLLAGVEDIVREVAGHYQPGLWESLPVRVQRLVIERVQHESPRMVAAVLDLIKSDVDSVFDLKGMVVTSLVKDKRLLNRIFQEAGAKEFKFIARSGLVFGGAIGVIQMVAWILFKFPLIMPLFGLFTGWFTDWLALRMIFYPIEPKRYFGVEWQGLFLKRRAEVAEAYGALIAQEIITPHNVIEAILHGPLSDRVLALIQRQLDRELGSVARPLLVFAVGSRKYQDVKLAIAEQIMSRLPETMRYIEDYATDAMDIRNVLVSKMKELSPHEFERLLRPAFEQDEWILIATGAVLGFAVGEGQVLLLEHLAA; from the coding sequence ATGGGGTCGTTCCTCGCCGGCATCGTCGCCGACTTCGCGCAGCACTGGCCCCTCTACGTCTCGATCCCGGTCGTCGCCGCGCTGATCGGCTACGGCACCAAGCTCGTCGCGATCCGGATGATGTTCCAGCCGGTGGAGTTCATCGGCGTCAAGCCGTTCCTCGGCTGGCAGGGCATCGTGCCCAAGCGCGCCGCGCGGATGGCGAGCATCGCCTGCGACACGATGACCGAGCAGCTGATCGAGCCGGCCGAGGTCGTGGCGCGGCTGGACGCGTCCCGGATCGCCCAGGAGATCGAGAAACCGCTGCTCGCGGGCGTCGAAGACATCGTGCGCGAGGTGGCGGGGCACTACCAGCCGGGGCTGTGGGAGTCGCTGCCGGTACGGGTCCAGCGGCTGGTGATCGAACGCGTCCAGCACGAGTCGCCGCGGATGGTCGCGGCCGTGCTCGACCTGATCAAGTCCGATGTGGACAGTGTGTTCGACCTCAAGGGCATGGTCGTCACCAGCCTGGTCAAGGACAAGCGGCTGCTGAACCGGATCTTCCAGGAGGCGGGCGCGAAGGAGTTCAAGTTCATCGCCCGCTCGGGCCTGGTCTTCGGCGGCGCGATCGGCGTGATCCAGATGGTGGCCTGGATCCTGTTCAAGTTCCCGCTGATCATGCCGTTGTTCGGCCTGTTCACCGGCTGGTTCACCGACTGGCTGGCGCTGCGGATGATCTTCTACCCGATCGAGCCGAAGCGCTATTTCGGCGTGGAGTGGCAGGGCCTGTTCCTGAAGCGGCGCGCGGAGGTCGCGGAGGCGTACGGAGCGCTGATCGCCCAGGAGATCATCACCCCGCACAACGTGATCGAGGCAATCCTGCACGGCCCGCTGTCCGACCGGGTACTGGCGCTGATCCAGCGTCAGCTCGACCGGGAGCTGGGGAGCGTCGCGAGGCCCCTGCTGGTGTTCGCGGTCGGCAGCCGCAAGTACCAGGACGTGAAGCTGGCGATCGCGGAGCAGATCATGTCCCGCCTCCCGGAGACGATGCGCTACATCGAGGACTACGCGACCGACGCGATGGACATCAGGAACGTGCTGGTGTCGAAGATGAAGGAGCTGTCCCCGCACGAGTTCGAGCGGTTGCTGCGGCCGGCCTTCGAACAGGACGAGTGGATTTTGATCGCCACCGGGGCGGTACTGGGCTTCGCCGTCGGTGAAGGTCAGGTGCTCTTGCTGGAGCACCTGGCCGCATAG
- a CDS encoding CHAT domain-containing protein — protein MPEDLDRRIAELEEVLTGSAADDPETRSVRMKLAAGLSSRYIEHQGVETDCSRADEILSSVLADADATAEQRQQASVARVALRIGRGTVAHALRGRSWKPDMDLLRETEKWRRDADPDAVETGIADVLTAIADVHDLESLPPDLRASLEVFRTLAPLLGSGADEPDAAEVLAQAVGQATPAMPGLDLLRATEAWLRPTPAPGRIAELEEALTGLSEDHLLTPILRRDLAQALVKRSDQHGPEGLARVTQLMEQAAAGMPEDHPFYGETVRTLAGALVASAAADATEDSLARAEQVAAQVLAQARDSGSTVAGPELFLRSMVGLLRGHADGEDHPEQAFEDLVEALEVLPAGHDLRPAAVGQLAALLSDRHLREGLVEDAEAARHLLDRATSAVAADDDDGSAAFLSCLAAVSRVIQALGAKDDGSVRAAAATLGDSLDRLPAQHVMRPNAELVLTLAKLRLATSDGGDIRAGLGGLRGLLTGGRFPGIPEGVIATMSDTVEVLDGLMTADAAAMVNGINRMEQQVAAAAAASVQQAGQQALLAKAYLAAHDAGVDPEVAADRAVDHLEGARQTLERHRAGVAMADVLRELAHAYRKRGDLEPARRTAFEALAVHAGTVLLQTGVGHAVVTARGATAEAAALAAWCLDDGEIAGAVQAVELGRGLALHAATSALAVSGLLRRIGRSDLAAAWEADSAARRDEPAPWAATGDPAGAGEPDHARAATDLRHKVLAVLRGTTEGGRLFTPPAPAEIADALTAVGADALVYLLPGAGDRDGCLLVVDQDGVPTAVPAPALRIQPGGPPERFSRVVGAKDKDARAAAIADVCTWAGEAVFEPLRAALCTQRRPARVVLVPSGVLGVVPWPAARLLDGRPAIEEFVLSSAASARQFLDTASRAALPLHLEPVLVTEPLGDLTFAADEVISLRDAFYPDAKIFGDLSAFTPPEGGDAPATGIGTPEEVLANLPGDRSLGASMLHLACHARNAGAVEASYLELTRQLTIKAVLEHAAGRAADTPGPLVVLSTCLSDLTEQDYDEALTLATAFVAAGAVTVVGSRWPVDDQATAAAMFAFHHFLAREAQDPAHALRSAQLWMLDAGRAELPEMPEAMLGDLEECDLTEVTVWAAFACHGR, from the coding sequence ATGCCTGAAGACCTGGACAGACGCATCGCCGAGCTCGAAGAGGTGCTGACCGGCTCCGCCGCGGATGATCCCGAAACCCGGTCCGTGCGCATGAAGCTGGCCGCGGGGCTCAGCTCCCGCTACATCGAGCACCAGGGCGTGGAGACGGACTGCTCGCGTGCGGACGAGATCCTGAGCTCGGTGCTCGCGGACGCGGACGCCACCGCGGAGCAGCGGCAGCAGGCCTCGGTGGCCCGGGTGGCCCTCCGGATCGGCCGGGGCACCGTGGCCCACGCGCTGCGTGGCCGGAGCTGGAAGCCGGACATGGACCTGCTGCGCGAGACCGAGAAGTGGCGGCGCGACGCCGATCCCGACGCGGTCGAGACCGGGATCGCCGACGTCCTGACCGCCATCGCCGACGTCCACGATCTCGAGTCCCTGCCCCCCGACCTGCGAGCCAGCCTCGAAGTCTTCCGCACCCTCGCGCCCCTGCTCGGCTCCGGAGCGGACGAGCCCGACGCGGCGGAGGTGCTGGCCCAGGCCGTCGGTCAGGCCACCCCGGCCATGCCCGGGCTCGATCTGCTCCGGGCCACGGAGGCGTGGCTGCGGCCGACGCCCGCACCCGGCCGGATCGCCGAGCTCGAAGAAGCCCTCACCGGCCTGAGCGAAGACCACCTCCTCACCCCGATACTCCGGCGTGACCTCGCGCAGGCGCTCGTCAAACGCAGTGACCAGCACGGCCCCGAGGGGCTGGCGCGCGTCACGCAGCTGATGGAGCAGGCCGCGGCCGGCATGCCCGAAGACCACCCGTTCTACGGCGAAACGGTGCGAACCCTGGCGGGAGCGCTCGTCGCGTCAGCCGCGGCCGACGCCACCGAGGACAGCCTGGCGCGGGCCGAGCAGGTCGCCGCGCAGGTGCTGGCCCAAGCTCGCGACAGCGGATCCACCGTCGCGGGGCCCGAGCTGTTCCTCCGCTCGATGGTCGGGTTGCTACGCGGCCACGCCGACGGCGAGGACCATCCCGAGCAGGCGTTCGAGGACCTCGTCGAAGCGCTCGAAGTGCTGCCCGCCGGCCACGATCTCCGGCCGGCGGCCGTGGGGCAGCTGGCCGCGCTGCTGTCCGACCGTCATCTGCGGGAGGGCCTGGTCGAGGACGCCGAAGCCGCGCGGCACCTGCTGGATCGCGCGACCAGCGCGGTCGCGGCCGACGACGACGACGGCTCGGCCGCTTTTCTGTCGTGCCTCGCCGCGGTCAGCCGCGTCATCCAGGCCTTGGGAGCGAAGGACGACGGCAGCGTGCGTGCCGCCGCGGCCACCCTGGGGGACAGCCTGGACCGGCTTCCCGCCCAGCACGTCATGCGCCCGAACGCCGAGCTCGTGCTGACCCTCGCGAAGCTGCGGCTGGCGACGTCGGACGGAGGCGACATCCGGGCCGGGCTGGGCGGTCTGCGCGGCCTCTTGACCGGCGGCAGGTTCCCCGGCATCCCCGAAGGCGTGATCGCGACCATGTCGGACACGGTCGAGGTCCTCGACGGCCTGATGACCGCCGACGCCGCGGCGATGGTGAACGGCATCAACCGGATGGAACAGCAGGTCGCGGCCGCCGCGGCCGCCTCCGTCCAGCAGGCGGGACAGCAGGCGCTGCTGGCGAAGGCGTACCTCGCCGCCCACGACGCGGGAGTCGACCCGGAGGTCGCCGCGGACCGCGCGGTCGACCACCTCGAGGGCGCCCGGCAGACCCTCGAGCGGCACCGGGCGGGCGTGGCGATGGCCGACGTCCTCCGGGAGCTCGCCCACGCCTACCGCAAGCGCGGCGACCTCGAACCGGCCCGGCGCACGGCGTTCGAAGCGCTCGCGGTGCACGCCGGCACGGTGCTGCTGCAGACCGGTGTCGGGCACGCCGTCGTGACCGCCCGGGGAGCCACGGCCGAAGCCGCCGCCCTGGCGGCCTGGTGCCTCGACGACGGCGAGATCGCGGGCGCCGTGCAAGCCGTCGAACTGGGCCGGGGACTGGCCCTGCACGCTGCCACCTCCGCGCTCGCCGTCTCCGGCCTGCTGCGCCGGATCGGCCGGTCCGACCTGGCCGCGGCGTGGGAAGCCGACTCCGCGGCGCGGCGGGACGAACCCGCGCCGTGGGCGGCGACGGGCGACCCGGCCGGCGCGGGCGAGCCCGACCACGCGCGAGCCGCCACCGATCTGCGGCACAAGGTGCTGGCCGTGCTGCGCGGCACAACCGAAGGCGGCCGGCTCTTCACGCCGCCCGCGCCCGCCGAAATCGCCGACGCGCTCACCGCCGTGGGCGCGGACGCTCTCGTGTACCTCCTGCCCGGAGCCGGCGACCGCGACGGCTGCCTGCTGGTCGTCGACCAGGACGGCGTACCCACCGCGGTGCCCGCGCCGGCCCTGCGAATCCAGCCCGGTGGTCCGCCTGAACGCTTCTCCCGCGTCGTCGGCGCGAAGGACAAGGACGCCAGGGCCGCGGCCATCGCCGACGTGTGCACTTGGGCCGGCGAGGCGGTCTTCGAACCGCTGCGGGCCGCACTCTGCACGCAGCGGCGCCCGGCGCGGGTCGTGCTGGTGCCGAGCGGTGTCCTCGGCGTCGTGCCGTGGCCCGCGGCCCGCCTCCTCGACGGCCGGCCCGCCATCGAGGAGTTCGTGCTCTCGAGCGCCGCGTCGGCGCGCCAGTTCTTGGACACGGCGTCCCGGGCCGCGCTGCCCCTCCACCTGGAACCGGTCCTGGTGACCGAGCCCCTCGGCGACCTGACGTTCGCGGCCGACGAAGTGATCTCCCTGCGCGACGCCTTCTACCCCGACGCCAAGATCTTCGGTGATCTGTCCGCTTTCACCCCGCCCGAAGGCGGCGATGCACCGGCCACCGGGATCGGAACGCCGGAAGAGGTGCTCGCGAACCTGCCGGGTGACCGTTCCCTCGGCGCGTCGATGCTGCACCTGGCGTGCCACGCGCGCAACGCGGGCGCGGTCGAGGCGTCGTACCTCGAGCTCACCCGGCAGCTGACCATCAAGGCCGTGCTCGAGCACGCGGCGGGCCGCGCCGCCGACACCCCGGGTCCGCTCGTCGTCCTGTCGACCTGCCTCAGCGACCTGACCGAACAGGACTACGACGAAGCGCTGACCTTGGCCACGGCGTTCGTCGCGGCGGGTGCGGTGACCGTGGTCGGGTCCCGGTGGCCCGTCGACGACCAGGCCACCGCCGCCGCGATGTTCGCCTTCCACCACTTCCTCGCCCGCGAAGCGCAAGATCCCGCCCACGCGCTGCGTTCGGCACAGCTCTGGATGCTCGACGCCGGCCGGGCCGAGCTCCCGGAAATGCCGGAGGCGATGCTCGGCGACCTCGAGGAGTGCGACCTGACCGAGGTCACCGTCTGGGCGGCGTTCGCCTGCCACGGAAGGTGA
- a CDS encoding FHA domain-containing protein: protein MSEPTYLCENGHRFSADAVPENGLCPMDRSPVTADGAVSEAPAAPAPRTTRLRAVRELRVVFKTGTVAIAAGTEAMVGRDPEFSAHAKLFESDDSVSRRHAVFGLDEDGRAWVSDHYATNLTHVNGEALPPGKKHVLSQEDSVRLSLTVTGTVKLMRGDHDA from the coding sequence ATGAGTGAGCCGACGTACCTCTGCGAAAACGGGCACCGGTTCTCCGCCGACGCCGTGCCGGAGAACGGGCTGTGCCCGATGGACCGCAGCCCGGTGACGGCCGACGGGGCCGTCTCCGAGGCGCCGGCCGCTCCCGCACCGCGGACCACCCGGCTGCGAGCCGTGCGCGAACTGCGGGTCGTCTTCAAGACCGGCACCGTCGCCATCGCGGCGGGCACGGAAGCGATGGTGGGACGGGACCCCGAGTTCTCGGCCCACGCGAAGCTGTTCGAAAGCGATGACAGCGTCTCGCGCCGGCACGCGGTGTTCGGCTTGGACGAGGACGGGCGGGCCTGGGTCAGCGACCACTACGCGACCAACCTGACCCACGTGAACGGCGAAGCGCTGCCCCCGGGCAAGAAGCACGTCCTGAGCCAGGAGGACTCCGTCCGGCTCAGCCTGACCGTGACCGGAACGGTGAAGTTGATGCGAGGGGACCACGATGCCTGA
- a CDS encoding AAA family ATPase gives MTMTEHAPATGPELAPSAAGSPGWLREFATTLSVHSQFVFHGNVHDQFVTADGGRLTSLPALLWEVLRENGFTCLFTYDQIDGLGVRPAAGPGADKAKLAAGRLLNGLGRTPDLTELQQDISAVVGAGERCAFVLAHASRLSLRNSDLGAKERDFFLFCAKLGVNALRRGGAAPYNPVIWLVDNEGDLPNWLTVGNAHVRSIAVPPPDLGDRQRAAALLIEDYEGAESVAAEAKQKVVDAFAVESHGMTLDAMAGVAQLAQESRVPFDRLAESVATYRLGVIENPWRQSHLRARLQQRAGDLGARVKGQPQAVAKALDVLKRAAMGLSGAHTGKPGTRPRGVLFFAGPTGVGKTELAKGIAQLVYGDESALLRLDMSEFSESHAADRLIGSPPGYVGHDAGGQLTNAMRRQPFRVVLFDEIEKAHPLVLDKFLQILEDGRLTDGRGDTAYFSESILIFTSNLGVQKKDPKTGVLRNLIEPGLAFDKVDVAVREAISDHFRYEIKRPELLNRIGDNIVVFDFIGQAAAEMIFFGQVANVRNLVAAEHGVSVELAEWVTGALKKDCTTDLTFGGRGIGNQVEARLVNPLARALFDEPLPRGTRVTVSGFDQRSTPPALELVVDE, from the coding sequence ATGACCATGACCGAGCACGCCCCGGCGACCGGACCCGAGCTCGCTCCCTCCGCCGCCGGAAGCCCCGGCTGGCTGCGCGAGTTCGCCACGACCCTGTCCGTGCACTCCCAGTTCGTGTTCCACGGCAACGTGCACGACCAGTTCGTGACCGCCGACGGCGGCCGGCTCACGTCGCTGCCCGCGCTGCTGTGGGAAGTCCTGCGCGAGAACGGCTTCACCTGCCTGTTCACCTACGACCAGATCGACGGGCTCGGTGTCCGGCCGGCGGCCGGGCCCGGGGCCGACAAGGCCAAGCTCGCGGCCGGCCGGCTCCTCAACGGCCTCGGCCGCACCCCCGACCTGACCGAGCTGCAGCAGGACATCAGCGCGGTCGTGGGCGCCGGCGAGCGGTGCGCGTTCGTCCTCGCCCACGCGTCCCGCCTCAGCCTCCGCAACAGCGACCTCGGGGCGAAAGAGCGTGACTTCTTCCTGTTCTGCGCCAAGCTCGGGGTCAACGCCTTGCGCCGCGGCGGCGCCGCTCCCTACAACCCGGTGATCTGGCTCGTCGACAACGAAGGCGACCTGCCGAACTGGCTCACCGTGGGCAACGCGCACGTCCGCAGCATCGCGGTGCCGCCGCCGGACCTCGGGGACCGACAGCGCGCGGCCGCCTTGCTGATCGAGGACTACGAGGGCGCCGAGTCCGTTGCCGCGGAAGCGAAACAGAAGGTGGTGGACGCCTTCGCCGTCGAGTCCCACGGGATGACGCTCGACGCGATGGCCGGGGTCGCGCAGCTCGCCCAGGAAAGCCGCGTCCCGTTCGACCGGCTGGCCGAGAGCGTCGCCACCTACCGGCTCGGCGTGATCGAGAACCCGTGGCGCCAGTCGCACCTGCGGGCGCGGCTACAGCAACGCGCCGGCGACCTGGGAGCGCGGGTGAAGGGCCAGCCACAGGCCGTGGCCAAGGCGCTGGACGTCCTCAAGCGGGCGGCGATGGGTCTCTCCGGCGCGCACACCGGCAAGCCCGGCACGCGACCGCGCGGCGTGCTGTTCTTCGCCGGACCGACCGGGGTCGGCAAGACCGAGCTCGCCAAGGGCATCGCGCAGCTCGTCTACGGCGACGAGAGCGCACTCCTCCGGCTGGACATGAGCGAGTTCTCGGAGTCGCACGCGGCCGACCGGCTGATCGGCTCACCGCCCGGCTACGTCGGCCACGACGCGGGCGGCCAGCTGACGAACGCCATGCGCCGCCAGCCGTTCCGGGTCGTGCTCTTCGACGAGATCGAGAAAGCGCACCCCTTGGTGCTGGACAAGTTCCTCCAGATCCTCGAGGACGGCCGCCTGACCGACGGCCGCGGCGACACGGCTTACTTCTCGGAGTCGATCCTGATCTTCACGTCCAACCTCGGCGTGCAGAAGAAGGACCCGAAGACCGGCGTGCTGCGCAACCTGATCGAACCCGGCCTCGCGTTCGACAAGGTCGATGTCGCCGTGCGCGAAGCGATCTCCGACCACTTCCGCTACGAGATCAAGCGCCCGGAGCTGCTCAACCGGATCGGGGACAACATCGTCGTCTTCGACTTCATCGGCCAGGCCGCGGCCGAAATGATCTTCTTCGGCCAGGTCGCGAACGTGCGGAACCTGGTCGCCGCGGAGCACGGCGTGTCCGTCGAACTCGCGGAGTGGGTCACGGGCGCGCTCAAGAAGGACTGCACGACCGACCTGACCTTCGGTGGCCGCGGGATCGGCAACCAGGTGGAAGCGCGGCTCGTGAACCCGCTCGCCCGCGCGTTGTTCGACGAGCCGCTGCCCCGCGGCACCCGGGTGACCGTGTCCGGTTTCGACCAGCGGAGCACTCCGCCCGCGCTGGAGCTCGTCGTCGATGAGTGA